DNA from Salinispora arenicola:
AGGTCGATCTGGCCGGTGGCCCGGTTGGTGCCGTCGGTGAGGACGGAGAAGCCGTCACCCCCGCCAGCCAGGAAGTTGTTCACCGTGATCCGGTAGGTGCTGCCAGTGTCCACCGGTACGTCGGCGAAGGTCAGGCTGCCTCGGACCACGCGGGTGCCGGCGCACGGGTCGTCCGCCGGCGCGGTGCTGCCGGCGGGGTCGACGACGTACCGGACCGTGTCCGAGGGGTAGAGCACCCGCCCGGTGACGAACTGCTGCTCCAGCAGGCAGTAGAGCTGCTCGCCGGTGAGGTCGAGCGTCACCAGGTTGTTGCTGAACGGCTGCGCGGTGAACGCCTCCTCGTAGGTGACCGGGCCGGCGTCCAGGTCGGCCCGGACCCCGCCCGGGTTCATGAAGGCGGCGACGGCGTCCTGGTCGCCGTCCGTGGCCCAGTGCTGGGCGTCCGCGATCAGGTTGCCGAGCGGGGATTCACCTCGAACGGAGTCGAACAGCGTCTCCTGCGTCCGGGTGATCGCCTCGGTGGTTTCGCCGACCTCCCGTCCGGCGACCGGGCCGAGGACGGCCTGGTAGCGGTCGATCAGCGCGGTCTGGGCCGGGTCCTCGGCGACGTCCCGGGTGACCACGAGGTTCTCGGCGGTCGCGCTCAACACGTCCCCGGTACGCCGATCGATCTTCAGGTCGATGTCGGTGATCAGGCGACCGTACGAGCTGGCGCTGGTCACCAGCTTGTTGTTGACCTCGCAGTTGTACGCCTGGTGGGTGTGCCCGCTGACAACGACGTCGATGGACGGGTCCATCCGGTTGGTGATGTCGACCACCGGGCCGGTGAAGTCGACGCAGTCGTTGATGCCGCCGGCACCGGCCTGGGTACCGCCCTCGTGCAGCAGCACCACGATGGCTTCCACGCCCTTGCGTCGCAGCTCACGCGCGTACCGGTTGGCGGTCCGCGCCTCGTCGGCGAAGGTCAGGCCGGCGACGCCGTCCGGGCTCACGATCTCCGGCGTGCCCTCGAGGGTCATGCCGATGAAACCGATCTTGACGCCTCGGACCTTGTGGATGGCGTACGGGGGCAGCAGTGGCCGGCCCGTCTCGGTCACGAAGGCGTTCGCGGAGAGGTACTGGAAACCGGCGCCCCGGTACGGCGTGCCGTCGGCGCAGCCATCGACGGGGTGGCAGCCGCCATGCTGAATCCGCAGCAGTTCGTCGGAGCCCTCGTCGAACTCGTGGTTGCCGACGCTCGCGTAGTCGAGCCCGGCCTTCGACAGCGCCTCGATGGTCGGCTCGTCGTGGAAGGCGGCCGACAGCAGCGGGGAGGCGCCGATCAGGTCACCCGCGGCGACCGTGATGGTGTTCTTCTTCTTATTGGCCTCACGCAGCTCGGCCAGGTGGGTCGCCAGGTACTCGACACCTCCGGCCGGCTGGCCGTCGATCGTGCCGCTGGACCCACCCGGCGGCTCCAGATGACCGTGGAAGTCGTTCAGGGCGAGCAACGTGACGTCGACCGGCTTCGGCCCGGCGTCCGCCTGTTCGGGGGTGGTTGCGACCGCGCCGAAGGCGGTCACGGCGAGCGCGGTCAGGCCGATCACGGCCCGACGCATCCCGGGGATGGCCATGGAACTCCTCATGGGGACCGGCGCGCAACGTCCGGGCGAGGGTACGCCCACCGTTCCGCGCCATCGGCGGGAATCAGACACCGGCGACGACGGGTACCGCCACCAGCGCCGATGACAGCCTCTCATCGGTACCGCCGCCAGTCGACCGGCAGCACATCACAGCTGTGGTAACGGCGGGTTACCGCCAACACAGGCCGACGAGCAGACGTGGGGCGACCCGACCTGCTGGCTACCCTGGATCACGGTACCGGCGCCCCCGGGCCACCTCCGACCTGGGACAACATTCAAGTGGATCACGAACGAGTCATCCGTGACGGCACGGCCCGCCTGTCGATGGCGTCGAACGTCACCGAGGCATGCCAGTGGACCGTCGCCGCCCTGGCCCGGTATGCCCCGGCCACCATCTCGGTGCTCCTTGAGGTCCACGACCGGCTCCGCTGCATCGCGGCCACCGGCTCGTGGCAGGTCTTCTCGACCGTCCCGCCGGCCACCGGCGTCGTCGGACGAGTGCACACCACCGGTCACACCGTGGTCGTCACCGACGTCGCCGCGGACCCGGACCACCTCCCGGTACGCCCGGACGTCACCGGTGAGGTGTGCGTACCGGTGCCGGGCCCGTCCGGACGGCCAGTCGGCGTCCTCGACCTGCTGTGGAGCGAACCGGCGGATCTGGCGGCGTGGCGGAACACCGCCGAACGCCTCGCGGAGCGCCTCGGGGCACGGATCGTCGCGCTCGGCGGCCCGCCGACGGAGACCCGAGGCGAGAAGCTGCTGCGGCACGCCGCCGCACTGGCCACCGCCCCCACCGAGTGGGAGCTGCGGCACGCGGCCGTCACGGCCGCACGGGAGGTGTCGACTCTCTCCGCCGCCGTCCTGGTGCTCGCCGGGCACCGGGGACCTCGGCTGGCCGAACCGACCACCACCCCGAGTGAGCTGGAGGCCCGGATCCGGGCCTCGTTGTCCGAGGCCGGCTCGGGGGCACTGGGACGGATGGTCGACCTGGCCCACCGCTACGGGGCCGGTTACACGCTCGGTGAGACCGGACAGCCGACGGGTGACGACCACGCCGCGCTGGCCCGGGCCGGGGTACGCACGCTGGTGGCGGTGCCGGTCGGTTCGGCCGACGACGCCGGGTTGCTGCTGGTCGCCGACGAGCGACGGCTGCGTCCCGACCCGACCACCGTCAACCTGATGGAGTTGCTCGCCGGTCAGGCGTGCAGCGCCCTGGACCGGCTCCATGCCGTGGCCCGGCTCCGCGAGCAGGCCAGCTCGGACCCGTTGACCGGGCTACGGCACACCGGGCCGTTCGGGGAGCGGATCGCGGCGGCCACCCCCGGGCGTACCGCCCTGCTCGCGATCGACGTGGACGGCTTCAAAAGCGTCAACGACACGTACGGGCATCAGGCCGGTGACCGGGTACTGGTCGACCTGGCGCGGGCGTTGGAGGGCGCGTTGCGTCAGAACGACGAACTGTACCGAACCGGGGGCGACGAATTCGTGGCGGTGATCGAGGTGAACCGTCCGGAGGAGGCCGTTCGGGTCGCCGAACGCCTCACCGAGGCGGCCCGCCGGATCGGCCGCACCATCAGCGTGGGCGTCGCCCTGCCCCACCCCGACGAGCCCGCCGACCGCACCCTGCACCGCGCCGATCAGGCCCTCTATCGGGTGAAACGTGAAGGCCGTGACGGCGTGCGGATGGCTGCCGCCTGAGCGTCAGGGCTGGGTCAGCTCTCCGGCCAGGATTTCACCAATCTGCGCCGCGTTCAGGGCGGCACCC
Protein-coding regions in this window:
- a CDS encoding bifunctional metallophosphatase/5'-nucleotidase, whose amino-acid sequence is MAIPGMRRAVIGLTALAVTAFGAVATTPEQADAGPKPVDVTLLALNDFHGHLEPPGGSSGTIDGQPAGGVEYLATHLAELREANKKKNTITVAAGDLIGASPLLSAAFHDEPTIEALSKAGLDYASVGNHEFDEGSDELLRIQHGGCHPVDGCADGTPYRGAGFQYLSANAFVTETGRPLLPPYAIHKVRGVKIGFIGMTLEGTPEIVSPDGVAGLTFADEARTANRYARELRRKGVEAIVVLLHEGGTQAGAGGINDCVDFTGPVVDITNRMDPSIDVVVSGHTHQAYNCEVNNKLVTSASSYGRLITDIDLKIDRRTGDVLSATAENLVVTRDVAEDPAQTALIDRYQAVLGPVAGREVGETTEAITRTQETLFDSVRGESPLGNLIADAQHWATDGDQDAVAAFMNPGGVRADLDAGPVTYEEAFTAQPFSNNLVTLDLTGEQLYCLLEQQFVTGRVLYPSDTVRYVVDPAGSTAPADDPCAGTRVVRGSLTFADVPVDTGSTYRITVNNFLAGGGDGFSVLTDGTNRATGQIDLDALVAYLTATSPVSAPTLDRIRTTVEAGR
- a CDS encoding diguanylate cyclase; translation: MGRPDLLATLDHGTGAPGPPPTWDNIQVDHERVIRDGTARLSMASNVTEACQWTVAALARYAPATISVLLEVHDRLRCIAATGSWQVFSTVPPATGVVGRVHTTGHTVVVTDVAADPDHLPVRPDVTGEVCVPVPGPSGRPVGVLDLLWSEPADLAAWRNTAERLAERLGARIVALGGPPTETRGEKLLRHAAALATAPTEWELRHAAVTAAREVSTLSAAVLVLAGHRGPRLAEPTTTPSELEARIRASLSEAGSGALGRMVDLAHRYGAGYTLGETGQPTGDDHAALARAGVRTLVAVPVGSADDAGLLLVADERRLRPDPTTVNLMELLAGQACSALDRLHAVARLREQASSDPLTGLRHTGPFGERIAAATPGRTALLAIDVDGFKSVNDTYGHQAGDRVLVDLARALEGALRQNDELYRTGGDEFVAVIEVNRPEEAVRVAERLTEAARRIGRTISVGVALPHPDEPADRTLHRADQALYRVKREGRDGVRMAAA